One region of Choristoneura fumiferana chromosome 3, NRCan_CFum_1, whole genome shotgun sequence genomic DNA includes:
- the LOC141426270 gene encoding uncharacterized protein has translation MFSFKFLLFTSFGSMVLEETLAVPPDACFANFRWDDCGLPAKPVMYYWKPGSRCEVGLWKGCLPNQNMFEDEYECVRTCIFADRAGQKTTTRFTKLTQPQKKSLQAKQKKQQQMKQVGPVTQVQLALALQAQVEITLAQAQQKEAIQVKLKTIQEVVVVHLELVKLEVTVVVLILLQAVKQLQRLHNNRIDTGKKVVLQATYVM, from the exons ATGTTTTCATTTAAGTTTTTGCTTTTCACTAGTTTTGGGAGTATGGTGCTAGAAGAAACACTGGCTG TACCACCAGACGCATGCTTCGCCAACTTCAGATGGGATGACTGTGGTCTTCCTGCCAAGCCTGTCATGTACTATTGGAAACCCGGCTCCCGCTGCGAGGTGGGCCTTTGGAAAGGGTGTCTGCCCAATCAGAACATGTTCGAAGACGAATACGAGTGTGTACGAACCTGCATCTTTGCTGACAGAGCTGGCCAGAAGACTACCACGAGATTCACAAAGTTGACACAACCACAGAAGAAGTCACTACAGGCGAAACAGAAGAAACAACAGCAGATGAAACAGGTGGGACCGGTGACACAGGTTCAACTGGCACTGGCGTTACAGGCACAGGTGGAAATAACACTGGCACAGGCGCAACAGAAGGAGGCAAtacaggtgaaactaaagacaatacagGAGGTAGTGGTGGTACACCTGGAACTGGTGAAACTGGAGGTAACAGTGGTGGTTCTGATACTCCTGCAGGCGGTGAAACAACTGCAGCGCCTGCATAATAATAGAATAGACACAGGCAAAAAAGTTGTGCTACAAGCCACATATGTCATGTAA